One part of the Xylanimonas allomyrinae genome encodes these proteins:
- a CDS encoding DinB family protein, giving the protein MRDDGVTPDTKDWTWVLGRRCPECGFDAASVDPLTVGAQVRAMLPRWVAALAHPDVRVRPEPGVWSTLEYGAHVRDVFRVFDGRLASMLTSDDPLFANWDQDAAALDADYAHQDPRVVARELVEAGESVATRFDVVGPGDLGRPGRRSNGSVFTVRTLGQYFLHDVAHHLHDVGA; this is encoded by the coding sequence ATGCGCGACGACGGGGTCACCCCCGACACCAAGGACTGGACCTGGGTGCTCGGGCGGAGGTGCCCGGAGTGCGGCTTCGACGCCGCGAGCGTCGATCCCCTCACGGTCGGCGCGCAGGTCAGGGCGATGCTCCCGCGGTGGGTCGCGGCGCTCGCGCACCCCGACGTGCGGGTGCGCCCGGAGCCCGGCGTGTGGTCCACGCTCGAGTACGGCGCCCACGTGCGCGACGTCTTCCGCGTCTTCGACGGCCGTCTGGCGTCGATGCTCACGTCGGACGACCCCCTGTTCGCCAACTGGGACCAGGACGCCGCCGCGCTCGACGCCGACTACGCCCACCAGGACCCGCGTGTCGTCGCGCGCGAGCTGGTGGAGGCGGGCGAGTCGGTCGCGACCCGGTTCGACGTCGTCGGGCCGGGGGACCTGGGCAGGCCGGGGCGCCGCTCCAACGGGTCGGTCTTCACCGTCCGCACGCTGGGGCAGTACTTCCTCCACGACGTGGCGCATCACCTGCACGACGTCGGTGCGTAG
- a CDS encoding TetR/AcrR family transcriptional regulator → MPKIIGKSLHEHRQMTRQRLFTALSALMAERGFDTITLADIAAAAGVGRTAVYNHFPDKEALLLGFITHETEEYARRLERALDGIDDPVEQMRTYIRQQAQLSRMFHLAPGPDLRTVLSRPTLQRLREHAEIVEMILRRIIAAGITSGEFPEQDVDPTVQLVNACLSGRLIPEEPAARDRAVRATEQFILRAVGAREVAA, encoded by the coding sequence ATGCCCAAGATCATCGGGAAGAGCCTGCACGAGCATCGCCAGATGACCCGGCAGCGACTCTTCACCGCACTGTCCGCACTCATGGCCGAGCGCGGGTTCGACACCATCACCCTCGCCGACATCGCCGCCGCCGCGGGAGTAGGCCGCACCGCGGTCTACAACCACTTCCCCGACAAGGAGGCGCTCCTCCTGGGCTTCATCACCCACGAGACCGAGGAGTACGCCCGCCGCCTCGAACGAGCGCTCGACGGCATCGACGACCCCGTCGAGCAGATGCGCACCTACATCCGCCAGCAGGCTCAGCTCTCGCGCATGTTCCACCTCGCACCCGGGCCCGACCTGCGCACCGTCCTGTCCCGGCCCACCCTGCAGCGGCTGCGCGAGCACGCCGAGATCGTCGAGATGATCCTGCGCCGCATCATCGCGGCCGGGATCACGTCGGGAGAGTTCCCCGAGCAGGACGTCGACCCGACGGTGCAGCTCGTCAACGCCTGCCTGTCGGGGCGACTGATCCCCGAGGAACCCGCCGCGCGCGACCGCGCCGTCCGGGCGACGGAGCAGTTCATCCTGCGCGCCGTCGGCGCCCGCGAGGTCGCCGCCTGA
- a CDS encoding helix-turn-helix transcriptional regulator codes for MASVQAGRRRSARFGAYLVSLVQLGPMTTRVPGDNFGHPWRAVRLVVVLDGEVTIKTAGTIEVLGPRAAALAVGWRPLEVSSPGALLVEVDVAVERTAMRGTFDDTPLTVWGPETVLPSATASALRELVCQPGVVPEVRAESVRIVEQLVGAVATCRPETRSAALLEQVERSRVIQHIAVHHAERDLTPAVIAEHFGVSTRTLHRLFEGEERTVCGWIAHERLRSALSRLHDPRYANVTLEDVAELCGYGSALALRRAVQSATGATPSELRSKLAS; via the coding sequence ATGGCATCCGTGCAAGCAGGGCGACGACGTTCGGCACGGTTCGGTGCGTACCTCGTCTCCTTGGTCCAGCTCGGGCCGATGACGACACGTGTACCGGGCGACAACTTCGGTCACCCGTGGCGTGCCGTGCGGCTCGTCGTGGTGCTCGACGGCGAGGTCACCATCAAGACGGCCGGCACCATCGAGGTGCTCGGGCCCCGCGCCGCGGCGCTCGCGGTGGGCTGGCGGCCCCTGGAGGTCTCGTCGCCGGGCGCGCTGCTCGTCGAGGTGGACGTGGCCGTGGAGCGCACGGCGATGCGTGGCACGTTCGACGACACCCCGCTGACGGTGTGGGGCCCCGAGACGGTGCTGCCGAGCGCGACGGCGTCGGCGCTGCGTGAGCTGGTGTGCCAGCCCGGCGTGGTGCCGGAGGTGCGTGCGGAGTCGGTGCGCATCGTCGAGCAGCTCGTGGGTGCCGTCGCGACATGCCGGCCGGAGACCCGCTCGGCGGCGCTGCTCGAGCAGGTGGAGCGTTCGCGCGTCATCCAGCACATCGCCGTGCATCACGCCGAGCGCGACCTCACCCCGGCGGTGATCGCCGAGCACTTCGGTGTCTCGACGCGCACGCTGCACCGGCTGTTCGAGGGCGAGGAGCGCACCGTGTGCGGGTGGATCGCGCACGAGCGGCTGCGTTCCGCGCTGTCGCGGCTGCACGACCCGCGCTACGCGAACGTCACGCTCGAGGACGTGGCGGAGCTGTGCGGCTACGGGAGCGCGCTGGCCCTGCGCCGCGCGGTGCAGTCCGCCACGGGAGCGACCCCGTCGGAGCTGCGCTCCAAGCTGGCGAGCTGA
- a CDS encoding LuxR family transcriptional regulator: MTPHGTLHGHVRDDAVKHLLTGTSVDLQGLPGSGRSVLARAIATELEDAGWQVVQAHGVHALRDRPLEALAVAGLMARQGSGPQAPATAVSAAVQGIAAATRGGSTLLVVDDADDLDDLSAGALTAAHAQAPFPLLTTSRQTPRALRASTRASATILPGVTLQVPPLGYVDTQTLLIEALGGPIESTTVSRVFSGSGGLPALTLALAESARLHGSLRRVEGLWAAGPELWTPEMVRAVDPLLQHLSAEGLDGLHTLALAGTIDVAMARRLMPWEVLEELDGYALLRFVPRDDKMLVSLFPPAIVEYFRNQGVGARHLRVDEAVTSAFGGLATQRPPIVLAPWRFVGPTDAGGPTRAALGAAGEADVIVNRLLHEHWHRELLVRRTEWEEAPTPRTAATLLRTMLVTGADAESVLAVREATPRIGDPRDLVAFDDWYALFLGAVEHNLEWVHAVLEQARDEADEWVDLVDGIEAFIVLLVDHAPDPDLLPSAEATAAAPTDTREIVGTVRAELLLARGRSAEALTVIDDLAPVTSTFALARVTSRPWALMLEARLDEALAEAQAMLTEARREHDVEGIVGAAYVAAQVLTMRGRVAELRNLLGSVLSSGVLPALERPQHVALLSMAAGLAADEGRGTTARTLAQQALALRTGPGPFPLGSPTLASARLDGADLPPVQARTLAAERLWAETQTLLASGYLVSGYVCGMLAVVEEPTPERGAVLARVADEMPAPLVRQFDRFVQALCDGDPEVLVAVADRHADAGLVWTATRAYTAGLSALRASGSAARAAEVHEEARRRLEVWGAEAASGMRSAAEGAELTAREEEIARLAASGMTNQDIARRLLISVRTVENHLHRVFRKLGVDNRTDMSRVLTA, from the coding sequence ATGACGCCGCATGGGACCCTGCACGGCCACGTGCGCGACGACGCAGTCAAACACCTGCTGACGGGGACGAGCGTCGATCTCCAGGGGCTTCCCGGCTCCGGCCGCAGCGTGCTGGCGCGTGCGATCGCGACCGAGCTGGAGGACGCCGGCTGGCAGGTGGTCCAGGCGCACGGCGTCCACGCGCTGCGCGACCGGCCCCTCGAGGCGCTCGCCGTCGCGGGGCTCATGGCCCGCCAGGGCAGCGGCCCGCAGGCCCCGGCGACGGCGGTGTCCGCCGCCGTCCAGGGCATCGCCGCGGCCACGCGCGGCGGGAGCACGCTGCTGGTGGTCGACGACGCCGACGACCTCGACGACCTCTCGGCCGGCGCGCTCACCGCAGCCCACGCGCAAGCCCCCTTCCCGCTGCTGACGACGTCGCGGCAGACGCCCCGCGCGCTGCGCGCCTCGACGCGTGCGTCGGCGACGATCCTGCCGGGCGTGACCCTCCAGGTCCCCCCGCTCGGGTACGTGGACACCCAGACGCTGCTCATCGAGGCGCTCGGCGGGCCCATCGAGTCCACGACCGTCAGCCGGGTGTTCTCCGGCTCGGGCGGCCTGCCGGCGCTGACGCTCGCGCTCGCCGAGAGCGCGCGGCTGCACGGCTCGCTGCGGCGGGTCGAGGGCCTGTGGGCGGCCGGGCCCGAGCTGTGGACGCCCGAGATGGTGCGCGCCGTCGACCCGCTGCTCCAGCACCTGAGCGCCGAGGGCCTCGACGGCCTGCACACCCTCGCGCTCGCGGGAACCATCGACGTCGCGATGGCTCGCCGCCTCATGCCGTGGGAGGTGCTCGAGGAGCTCGACGGGTACGCGTTGCTGCGGTTCGTGCCGCGCGACGACAAGATGCTGGTCAGCCTCTTCCCGCCGGCCATCGTCGAGTACTTCCGCAACCAGGGTGTCGGGGCGCGGCACCTGCGTGTCGACGAGGCCGTGACCAGCGCGTTCGGCGGGCTCGCGACCCAGCGGCCGCCGATCGTGCTCGCGCCGTGGCGGTTCGTGGGCCCCACCGACGCGGGCGGGCCGACGCGTGCCGCGCTCGGCGCGGCCGGCGAGGCCGACGTCATCGTCAACCGCCTCCTGCACGAGCACTGGCACCGCGAGCTGCTCGTGCGGCGCACCGAGTGGGAGGAGGCGCCGACGCCCCGCACGGCCGCGACGCTGCTGCGCACCATGCTCGTGACGGGCGCCGACGCCGAGTCGGTGCTCGCCGTGCGCGAGGCGACGCCACGCATCGGCGACCCGCGAGACCTCGTGGCCTTCGACGACTGGTACGCGCTGTTCCTCGGCGCCGTCGAGCACAACCTCGAGTGGGTGCACGCGGTGCTGGAGCAGGCGCGTGACGAGGCAGACGAGTGGGTCGACCTGGTCGACGGCATCGAGGCGTTCATCGTGCTGCTCGTCGACCACGCGCCCGACCCCGACCTGCTGCCGAGCGCCGAGGCGACCGCGGCCGCCCCCACCGACACGCGCGAGATCGTGGGCACCGTCCGCGCCGAGCTGCTGCTGGCGCGCGGCCGCTCCGCCGAGGCGCTCACCGTGATCGACGACCTTGCCCCGGTGACCTCGACGTTCGCGCTCGCACGGGTGACGTCCCGCCCGTGGGCGCTCATGCTCGAGGCGCGCCTGGACGAGGCCCTCGCCGAGGCGCAGGCCATGCTCACGGAGGCTCGCCGCGAGCACGACGTCGAGGGGATCGTGGGAGCCGCTTACGTCGCCGCGCAGGTGCTCACCATGCGCGGTCGTGTCGCGGAGCTGCGCAACCTGCTCGGCTCGGTGCTGTCGTCGGGGGTGCTGCCCGCGCTGGAGCGCCCGCAGCACGTCGCGCTGCTGTCGATGGCGGCCGGGCTCGCCGCCGACGAGGGGCGCGGCACGACGGCACGCACGCTGGCGCAGCAGGCCCTGGCGCTGCGCACAGGCCCCGGGCCGTTCCCGCTCGGTTCCCCGACGCTCGCGAGCGCCCGCCTCGACGGCGCCGACCTGCCGCCAGTGCAGGCGCGGACGCTGGCCGCCGAGCGCCTGTGGGCCGAGACCCAGACGCTGCTGGCCAGCGGCTACCTGGTGTCCGGGTACGTGTGCGGCATGCTCGCCGTCGTCGAGGAGCCGACGCCCGAGCGCGGGGCGGTGCTGGCGCGCGTCGCCGACGAGATGCCCGCGCCTCTGGTGCGGCAGTTCGACCGGTTCGTCCAGGCGTTGTGCGACGGCGACCCCGAGGTGCTCGTCGCGGTCGCCGACCGGCACGCGGACGCGGGCCTGGTGTGGACCGCGACGCGCGCCTACACCGCGGGGCTGTCGGCGCTGCGCGCGTCGGGATCGGCTGCCCGGGCCGCCGAGGTGCACGAGGAGGCGCGCCGGCGGCTCGAGGTGTGGGGCGCGGAAGCGGCGTCGGGCATGCGCTCGGCGGCCGAGGGCGCGGAGCTGACGGCACGCGAGGAGGAGATCGCCCGCCTGGCGGCGTCGGGCATGACCAACCAGGACATCGCGCGGCGCCTGCTGATCTCGGTGCGCACGGTGGAGAACCACCTGCACCGCGTGTTCCGCAAGCTGGGTGTGGACAACCGCACGGACATGTCCCGCGTCCTGACGGCCTGA